A DNA window from Trichosurus vulpecula isolate mTriVul1 chromosome 2, mTriVul1.pri, whole genome shotgun sequence contains the following coding sequences:
- the DDIAS gene encoding DNA damage-induced apoptosis suppressor protein, whose amino-acid sequence MNRRKKFLIASIVAVQNSSFIYPSCQKCFSRVILVSKRFDCSRCGYTGEAKNVTYRYKLSLKVSDANRLFAITVFGSCLDAFFGITATCLNRYIKDSNQIEGTLDSNSIQDLLTQAVQVCFVGRTFIFGVTNFENEGERASASNNFLQKCPHNDRHIKELVACQISLPNSNITGYTVINYFDQLLQSSNFKNIHCGPQLSDSHLLEGDHPSSELSSLGSSGSSSCFVQSSGRDRLSRLWQQFLGLTPVVTQPADDEDFSISEQSKDDGVILQQRERASSAEVTHVNNYHEPIQDCHSPHLSLGEESKRGKLDTESGLPASHLTATLNNYHEIGAANNWSSFCPLEVKQSPEESNTDLFPSTLETEEKCSQPKLTHHQGHKSDLSSSFQKRPPFNTSSPSPEANAGNTQEGDPEIWDDLPFSESLNAFIAVIENENTIVQATKCHKGKDITPVDDHCDRSLANPQKATGSMHVPHVRSEVKHKNCDKSSVFSSCGPKMISTSQKEIQQDNTASCFSISINGKEISDCAIPNANVSVLSQAPKDFRTYLSFKKSDSFPQYKVEIIPSPNTSGNVHSCTSTKYSVKHGERQSLKMDGTVTSLCSEKHVFSDACARNKGHSIWLQNQEGSLTTCWGLVQNPKAHCSNKNVSTNVFALMPEPQGITSTIVKENLLQNYSPTSESSYNASADLFDVSAKQMEAVAEYIDKSQGILSTWETVLTANHPESNFPLSPVDDNCSHFQRRSSLQNILTHPGTHSSPYFQSDSDYDLGDSQEFVPYSQSTPIVPLHHRLRVHRMKESYQKYPRLYTNLHSNYKNSAMTFEDGIQQPTQKGLKNENTVSLRSRNISIADDSQPMLINSSPTIKFFETNFDDWVLPTTKKAFPSPVLPTSDMLGLGFRVPGKWPAACSTPTQAKGPKNKKRQIEHRTAKDLIGKEFHLENKDRVTAMKQITPELKNCKDSRGCSSKNAALRNDSLSNVKCRLSFSENESLPAAEVANDWSPELFTQSQPNPISKHLKIPVWKL is encoded by the exons atgaatagaagaaaaaagtttcTCATTGCTTCTATAGTTGCTGTTCAGAACTCCAGTTTCATCTATCCATCATGTCAGAAGTGCTTCTCTAGAGTAATCCTAGTTTCTAAAAG gTTTGATTGCTCCAGATGTGGCTATACTGGTGAAGCCAAGAATGTCACTTATAGATACAAACTGTCCTTAAAGGTTTCCGATGCAAACAGATTGTTTGCAATCACTGTGTTTGGAAGCTGCTTGGATGCATTTTTTGGCATCACTGCCACTTGCCTAAACAG GTATATAAAAGATTCTAATCAAATTGAAGGAACATTGGACAGTAATTCAATTCAGGATTTATTAACTCAAGCAGTCCAGGTGTGCTTCGTTGGGAGAACCTTTATTTTTGGAGTAACG aattttgaaaatgaaggtgaaCGAGCTTCAGCTTCTAATAACTTTTTACAAAAATGCCCTCACAATGACAGACACATTAAAGAGTTAGTAGCCTGCCAGATTTCTCTGCCAAACTCAAATATCACAGGGTACACAGTTATCAACTACTTTGATCAACTTTTGCAATCTTCTAATTTCAAGAATATCCACTGTGGCCCACAGCTCTCTGATAGCCATTTACTGGAAGGTGATCACCCTAGCAGTGAGCTCAGCAGCTTAGGTAGCTCTGGCAGCAGCTCTTGTTTTGTTCAGTCAAGTGGCAGAGATCGTCTTTCAAGGCTTTGGCAGCAGTTCCTTGGACTCACTCCAGTTGTTACACAACCAGCTGATGATGAAGATTTCTCCATTTCTGAGCAAAGTAAGGACGATGGTGTTATTCTACAGCAGAGAGAAAGGGCCTCCTCTGCTGAGGTCACCCATGTCAATAACTATCATGAACCCATTCAGGACTGTCACAGCCCTCACTTGTCTCTGGGTGAGGAGAGTAAAAGGGGAAAGCTGGACACAGAATCTGGTTTACCAGCTAGTCATCTGACTGCCACTCTTAACAATTATCATGAGATCGGAGCTGCCAATAACTGGAGTAGTTTTTGCCCTTTAGAAGTGAAGCAGTCACCTGAGGAAAGCAACACAGATCTTTTCCCTAGTACtctggagacagaagagaagTGTTCCCAACCTAAGTTAACTCATCACCAAGGTCACAAATCAGACCTCTCTTCAAGCTTTCAGAAGAGACCACCATTTAACACATCATCTCCTAGCCCTGAAGCAAATGCTGGCAATACCCAGGAAGGGGACCCTGAAATTTGGGATGACCTGCCATTCTCTGAAAGCCTAAATGCTTTTATAGCAGTCATTGAAAATGAGAACACTATAGTCCAGGCCACAAAATGTCATAAAGGTAAAGACATCACTCCAGTGGATGATCACTGTGACAGATCATTAGCAAATCCACAGAAAGCTACTGGGAGTATGCATGTGCCACATGTGAGGTCAGAGGTAAAACACAAGAACTGTGACAAAAGTAGTGTTTTTTCCAGCTGTGGCCCAAAAATGATCTCTACTTCACAAAAGGAAATACAGCAAGATAACACGGCCAGTTGCTTTTCAATAAGTattaatggaaaagaaatttCTGACTGTGCTATACCTAATGCCAATGTGTCAGTCCTATCTCAGGCTCCAAAAGACTTTAGAACatacctttcttttaaaaaaagtgacaGTTTTCCACAATACAAAGTGGAAATCATTCCAAGTCCTAATACTTCCGGAAATGTCCATTCTTGTACCAGCACAAAGTATTCTGTGAAACATGGAGAAAGGCAATCTTTAAAAATGGATGGAACAGTTACTTCTTTGTGTTCTGAAAAACATGTGTTTTCTGATGCTTGTGCAAGAAATAAAGGACATTCTATTTGGCTACAGAATCAAGAAGGAAGTTTGACAACATGCTGGGGACTTGTGCAGAACCCAAAAGCTCATTGCAGTAATAAAAATGTGAGTACAAATGTGTTTGCATTAATGCCAGAACCTCAAGGAATAACTTCTacaattgtaaaagaaaacttaCTTCAAAACTATTCTCCTACTAGTGAGAGCAGTTACAATGCTTCTGCTGATCTCTTTGATGTTAGTGCCAAACAAATGGAGGCTGTGGCAGAATATATTGATAAATCACAGGGCATTTTGTCAACATGGGAAACTGTTTTGACAGCAAATCATCCTGAATCTAATTTTCCCCTTAGTCCTGTAGATGATAATTGCAGCCATTTTCAAAGAAGGTCTTCCTTGCAAAATATACTTACACATCCAGGAACACATTCTTCACCTTATTTTCAATCAGATTCAGACTATGACCTGGGAGATAGCCAAGAATTTGTTCCATATTCGCAGTCAACTCCTATTGTACCACTTCATCATAGACTAAGAGTCCATAGAATGAAAGAATCTTATCAAAAATATCCCAGACTTTATACCAATCTGCACTCCAACTATAAAAACTCAGCAATGACCTTTGAAGATGGCATACAGCAGCCTACCCAAAAGGgccttaaaaatgaaaacacagtGAGCCTGAGGTCTAGGAACATTTCCATAGCTGATGATTCACAGCCAATGTTAATCAATAGTAGTCCTACTATCAAGTTCTTTGAAACTAATTTTGATGATTGGGTTCTCCCTACTacaaaaaaagcatttccttCACCTGTACTTCCCACCTCAGATATGCTTGGATTAGGTTTCAGGGTCCCAGGTAAATGGCCTGCTGCTTGCAGTACTCCTACTCAAGCCAAGGGacccaaaaataaaaagaggcagATAGAACACAGGACTGCCAAAGAtttaattgggaaagaatttcaTCTGGAGAACAAGGACAGAGTGACAGCTATGAAACAAATTACTCCTGAACTTAAAAATTGTAAAGACAGTAGGGGCTGTAGTTCCAAAAATGCAGCTCTTAGGAATGATTCCCTTTCAAATGTCAAATGTCGACTTTCGTTTTCTGAAAATGAGTCCCTTCCAGCTGCTGAAGTTGCAAATGACTGGTCTCCTGAATTGTTCACACAAAGTCAGCCAAACCCAATTTCTAAACACTTAAAGATTCCTGTTTGGAAACTTTAG
- the LOC118840256 gene encoding high mobility group protein B3-like: protein MAKGDSKKPKGKTSAYAFFVQTYREEHKKKNPEVSVNFAEFSKKCSERWKNMSGKEKSKFDEMAKADKLRYDREMKDYGPAKGGKKKKDPNAPKWPPSGFFLFCSEFRPKIKSTNPGISIGDVAKKLGEIWNNLSDGEKQPYNNKAAKLKEKYEKDVADYKSKGKFDSAKGIPKVPWKKVEEEEEEEEEDDEEDDDE from the coding sequence ATGGCTAAAGGTGACTCAAAGAAACCAAAAGGCAAAACGTCTGCTTATGCCTTCTTTGTACAAACATACCGTGaggaacataagaaaaaaaatcctgaagtttCTGTCAATTTTGCAGAATTTTCAAAGAAGTGTTCAGAAAGATGGAAGAATATGTCTGGAAAGGAAAAATCCAAGTTTGATGAAATGGCAAAAGCTGATAAGTTGCGGTATGACAGGGAGATGAAGGATTATGGACCAgccaaaggagggaaaaaaaaaaaggatcctaATGCTCCCAAATGGCCCCCATCTGGGTTCTTCCTATTCTGTTCAGAATTTCGCCCCAAGATAAAATCTACAAACCCTGGGATATCCATTGGGGATGTAGCAAAAAAACTTGGTGAGATATGGAATAATCTGAGTGATGGTGAAAAGCAGCCATACAACAATAAGGCAgcaaaactgaaggaaaaatatgaaaaggatgTTGCTGATTACAAATCCAAAGGAAAGTTTGATAGTGCAAAGGGAATACCTAAAGTTCCCTGGAAAAaggtagaggaggaagaagaggaggaagaggaggacgatgaagaagatgatgatgaataa